The Sporosarcina ureae genome includes a region encoding these proteins:
- a CDS encoding ABC transporter permease, which yields MNNMHDIWGQRFFHYVNELQKYMRYVFTGHLAIVFMFAIGAGGYAYSEWLKEVPVTFPSVFIVSIVIALLLMKAAPTTLLKPADIVFFLPLENQLPSYMRRSITWSTCSQLPLPLIAMVIALPLLKATEVGTGTDYLLVMLLIVVFKGLFVGTEFNVRIANHDFVWPDRLLRLVLTFVTIQLGLTWSPAAIFIGILIAMLYSKFWDKKAEQFPFPYEQFIELEQNRMMRFYRFANYFTEVPHLVGSVSKRSWLKIAMKRSTFKRKDVQNYLIVRTFIRTDDTFWLWVRLTALSALGAFLIPLPIVSFIFVGALAFATAVQLILALEGGVEFTMDQLFPEEQEKSQIKAVRLLVRKLIWLQAIILLLAALPLYGLSVTPVLIAAVALIVGEATIRLTKEQMKDI from the coding sequence ATGAACAACATGCATGATATTTGGGGACAACGGTTCTTCCATTATGTTAATGAATTACAGAAATATATGCGCTATGTATTCACTGGACATTTGGCGATCGTCTTCATGTTTGCCATTGGGGCAGGAGGCTATGCGTATAGTGAATGGCTAAAAGAAGTACCTGTTACGTTCCCTTCAGTCTTCATCGTATCCATCGTCATTGCCCTGTTGTTAATGAAAGCGGCACCGACCACGTTACTAAAGCCGGCAGATATCGTGTTTTTCCTACCGTTAGAAAATCAATTGCCGAGCTATATGAGACGTTCAATCACTTGGTCGACGTGTTCACAACTGCCTTTGCCGTTAATTGCTATGGTTATTGCATTACCTTTATTAAAAGCTACGGAAGTAGGAACAGGCACGGACTACCTTCTTGTTATGTTGCTGATCGTAGTGTTTAAAGGGCTGTTTGTAGGAACTGAATTCAATGTTCGTATTGCGAATCACGACTTTGTATGGCCGGATCGTCTCCTTCGATTAGTTTTAACATTTGTAACAATTCAATTGGGTCTTACTTGGAGTCCAGCGGCAATCTTTATTGGAATACTGATCGCGATGCTCTATTCGAAGTTTTGGGATAAAAAAGCGGAACAATTTCCGTTCCCCTACGAGCAATTTATTGAATTGGAACAAAATCGTATGATGCGTTTCTATCGATTTGCAAATTACTTCACGGAAGTACCCCATCTAGTTGGATCTGTGAGTAAGCGCAGCTGGTTAAAGATTGCCATGAAACGTTCTACGTTCAAGCGTAAAGATGTGCAAAATTACTTAATCGTTCGGACATTTATCCGTACAGATGATACGTTTTGGTTGTGGGTTAGATTAACGGCGCTATCTGCGTTGGGTGCGTTTTTAATACCATTACCGATTGTGTCGTTCATCTTTGTAGGAGCATTGGCGTTTGCAACTGCTGTTCAATTGATATTGGCACTTGAAGGCGGCGTCGAGTTCACTATGGATCAGCTATTTCCTGAAGAACAAGAAAAATCGCAAATCAAAGCGGTGCGTTTGTTAGTCAGAAAATTGATTTGGCTACAAGCAATCATTCTATTACTGGCAGCATTACCATTGTACGGATTAAGTGTTACCCCCGTCTTGATTGCGGCTGTTGCACTCATTGTAGGTGAAGCGACAATCCGATTAACTAAAGAGCAAATGAAAGATATATGA
- a CDS encoding ABC transporter ATP-binding protein — translation MAILELEHVTGGYTRKPVLHDLSFQIEEGELVGLIGLNGAGKSTTIKHIIGVMNPLEGMIKIDGATFSDKEHYRQSFSYIPETPVLYEELTLQEHLELTAMAYGLDKQQFEIRTEQLLKEFRMEKRLKWFPAHFSKGMRQKVMIMCAFLVEPKLYIIDEPFVGLDPLAIRALLDQIIERKDAGASILMSTHVLATAEKYCDRIILLHEGRVRANGTMNDLRKAFGRPDATLDDLYIAMTEETDHEQHA, via the coding sequence ATGGCAATCCTAGAACTAGAACATGTTACAGGTGGTTATACGCGCAAGCCTGTTCTACATGACCTTTCATTTCAAATAGAAGAAGGAGAATTGGTTGGGTTAATCGGGCTGAATGGCGCAGGAAAGAGTACGACAATCAAACATATCATTGGTGTGATGAATCCGCTTGAAGGAATGATCAAGATTGACGGTGCGACGTTTAGTGACAAAGAACATTACCGCCAGTCATTCAGTTATATTCCAGAGACACCGGTGTTATACGAAGAACTTACATTACAAGAACATTTGGAACTGACTGCGATGGCGTACGGGTTGGACAAGCAGCAATTTGAAATTCGAACTGAACAATTGCTGAAAGAGTTCCGTATGGAAAAACGTTTGAAGTGGTTTCCAGCTCACTTTTCTAAAGGTATGCGACAAAAAGTCATGATCATGTGTGCCTTCTTGGTAGAACCGAAATTATATATTATCGATGAACCATTCGTCGGATTAGATCCGTTGGCGATTCGTGCATTGCTCGACCAAATTATCGAACGAAAAGATGCAGGCGCTTCTATTTTGATGTCGACTCACGTACTGGCAACAGCCGAGAAGTATTGCGATCGTATTATCTTATTGCACGAAGGCCGGGTACGTGCGAACGGTACGATGAACGACTTGCGCAAGGCGTTCGGACGACCAGATGCCACGCTAGATGATTTATATATTGCAATGACTGAGGAAACCGACCATGAACAACATGCATGA
- a CDS encoding HIT family protein, translating to MTSCIFCKIVEGTIPGEKVYEDDHVIAFMDIMPVTQGHVLLIPKTHRENVYELTEEEAANLFKVAPKIANALKEEFQPSGMNLLQNNGSFAGQSVYHFHMHLIPRYDKSDGLKVEFHTKVEQFPMDVVSELATHISRRLQQ from the coding sequence ATGACCTCATGTATTTTCTGCAAAATTGTAGAAGGCACGATTCCAGGAGAAAAGGTATACGAAGATGATCACGTGATCGCGTTTATGGATATTATGCCTGTCACGCAAGGGCACGTACTCCTGATTCCAAAAACACATCGTGAAAATGTGTATGAATTAACAGAAGAAGAAGCTGCGAATTTATTTAAAGTGGCACCCAAAATTGCCAATGCATTAAAAGAAGAATTTCAACCGTCTGGAATGAACTTATTACAAAACAACGGATCTTTCGCTGGGCAGTCAGTCTATCATTTCCATATGCATTTAATTCCACGCTATGATAAATCAGATGGTCTGAAAGTAGAATTTCATACAAAGGTAGAGCAGTTCCCAATGGACGTAGTATCTGAATTAGCTACCCATATTTCAAGACGCCTGCAACAATAA
- a CDS encoding YtxH domain-containing protein — MKASTFFIGLAAGAVTSAVTVLYSTPKAGSELRDSVKHASLELKDKLKDVKGQVADLKDSVTDLSKEAKELVPETVEEMKVSVADWKRSTEHNKKRLEKEISAIQTALDDLEKSISTR, encoded by the coding sequence ATGAAAGCGTCCACATTCTTTATTGGTCTGGCAGCAGGTGCTGTCACTTCTGCAGTAACTGTTCTATACTCTACACCTAAAGCTGGCAGTGAACTGCGTGATAGTGTCAAACATGCATCACTTGAATTGAAAGATAAGTTGAAAGATGTCAAAGGGCAAGTCGCAGATCTAAAAGACTCCGTAACGGATTTGTCGAAGGAAGCAAAAGAACTTGTACCAGAGACAGTTGAAGAAATGAAAGTTTCCGTAGCAGATTGGAAGCGCTCAACCGAACATAATAAAAAACGTTTGGAGAAAGAAATTTCTGCAATCCAAACAGCACTGGATGATCTCGAGAAATCCATTAGCACTCGCTAA
- a CDS encoding HTH-type transcriptional regulator Hpr: protein MADQHITRKDAMIFNQRVAQMSKALWKAVEKDWQQWIKPYDLNINEHHILWIAYHLEGATISDIAKFGVMHVSTAFNFSKKLEQRQLLYFSKKEDDRRNTYVTVSEKGKALIIQMNKNYHKEDYSVLQGSLPIRDIYGKFPEFLEVMSVLRNIYGDDFMDIFERGFRNIEKTYVDSNDYLTKLEVES from the coding sequence ATGGCCGATCAACATATTACACGTAAAGACGCCATGATCTTCAATCAACGCGTAGCCCAAATGTCCAAAGCATTATGGAAAGCTGTAGAGAAGGATTGGCAGCAATGGATTAAACCTTATGACCTCAATATTAACGAACATCATATTTTATGGATTGCCTATCATTTAGAAGGTGCTACAATTTCAGATATCGCGAAGTTTGGTGTAATGCATGTCTCAACCGCCTTTAACTTTTCAAAAAAATTGGAACAACGTCAACTTCTGTACTTCTCGAAAAAAGAGGACGACCGACGCAATACATACGTGACGGTTTCAGAAAAAGGCAAAGCATTAATCATCCAGATGAATAAAAATTACCATAAAGAAGATTACAGCGTACTTCAAGGTTCCCTTCCCATTCGCGATATTTACGGTAAATTTCCTGAATTCCTAGAGGTCATGTCTGTATTGCGAAATATCTACGGTGACGATTTTATGGATATATTTGAACGCGGTTTCCGAAACATCGAGAAGACGTATGTCGATTCAAATGATTACTTAACAAAATTAGAAGTAGAATCTTAA
- a CDS encoding YjcZ family sporulation protein, which produces MSGYTHGGSGSSGFALIVVLFILLIIVGAAYLY; this is translated from the coding sequence ATGAGCGGTTACACACATGGCGGATCAGGTTCATCAGGCTTTGCTTTAATTGTTGTGTTGTTCATTTTGTTGATCATCGTCGGTGCAGCGTACTTGTATTAA
- a CDS encoding peptidylprolyl isomerase, whose amino-acid sequence MKKKMLAFTLAASVAALSACSGGGDEKVMTSKAGDVTKDEFYQEMKTSVGEQALQMIILEKVLDDKYDVDDKQVDAEFDKNKEQLGENFEAFLAQQGQTPDSFKKMIRLNKLQEAALTDGVEVSDEELDKRLEESQTEINARHILVEDEETAKEVKEKLDKGEDFAAVAKEYSTDPGSKDEGGDLDWFAYGVMVPEFWNAAYDLEPGKISEPVQSDNGFHIIEVKEKRKTDDEKITDEKKDEIRHELLMEKADENELLAKVSKLVKEADVKIKDEDLKSALDLFKMEEQPAEGEAPVDVEAPAEEAPAEDAPADDAEVEVEEGK is encoded by the coding sequence ATGAAAAAGAAGATGTTAGCATTTACACTCGCAGCTTCGGTTGCAGCTTTATCCGCTTGTTCTGGTGGCGGAGATGAAAAAGTCATGACGTCTAAAGCAGGAGATGTTACGAAAGATGAGTTTTATCAAGAAATGAAAACATCTGTCGGTGAACAAGCCCTACAAATGATCATTTTGGAAAAGGTTTTGGATGATAAGTATGACGTAGACGATAAGCAAGTTGACGCAGAATTTGATAAAAACAAAGAACAACTCGGTGAAAACTTCGAAGCATTCTTGGCTCAACAAGGTCAAACACCTGACAGCTTCAAGAAAATGATTCGTTTGAATAAATTGCAGGAAGCTGCATTGACTGACGGTGTGGAAGTTTCTGACGAAGAGTTAGACAAGCGCCTTGAAGAATCTCAAACAGAAATCAACGCTCGCCACATCTTAGTGGAAGATGAAGAGACTGCAAAAGAAGTAAAAGAGAAGTTAGACAAAGGTGAAGATTTTGCAGCTGTTGCAAAAGAATACTCTACTGATCCAGGTTCTAAAGACGAAGGTGGAGACCTTGACTGGTTCGCTTACGGTGTAATGGTTCCCGAATTCTGGAATGCTGCATACGACCTAGAGCCAGGCAAAATCAGTGAGCCAGTCCAATCGGATAACGGCTTCCACATCATCGAAGTAAAAGAAAAACGCAAAACGGATGATGAGAAAATCACTGATGAAAAGAAAGATGAAATCCGTCATGAACTATTGATGGAAAAGGCTGACGAAAATGAGCTATTAGCTAAAGTTTCGAAGCTAGTAAAAGAAGCAGATGTAAAAATCAAAGACGAAGATTTGAAATCAGCACTTGATTTGTTCAAGATGGAAGAGCAGCCAGCTGAAGGTGAAGCTCCGGTTGACGTAGAAGCGCCTGCGGAAGAAGCACCTGCAGAAGACGCTCCAGCTGACGATGCTGAAGTAGAAGTTGAAGAAGGTAAGTAA
- the yhaM gene encoding 3'-5' exoribonuclease YhaM — MKKLLDYQVGETVDMYLLIKQATKGITQQGSPFMTLILQDKSGDLEAKLWDAGEEQAQIYKGATIVKVGGEIHEYRGKNQLRLKAIRPVKEDEGVTIADLVPSSEKSKEVLLDELMQFFFEMKNPQIQRVTRHLLKKHQQDFVLYPAATRNHHDYVSGLLDHVVSMLKLGKAIAELYPTLNKDLLYAGIILHDIGKVIELSGPVGTQYTIEGNLLGHITIMVNEISKAAEELEIEGEEVMLLQHMVLSHHGKEEWGSPKRPMLKEAEILHYIDNIDAKMNMLNRVMSKTTPGEFSERVFPLDNRSFYKPTFE; from the coding sequence ATGAAAAAATTACTTGATTATCAAGTCGGCGAAACGGTCGACATGTATTTATTGATTAAGCAGGCAACAAAAGGCATCACACAGCAAGGAAGTCCGTTCATGACATTGATACTGCAAGACAAAAGTGGAGACCTTGAAGCGAAACTTTGGGATGCGGGTGAAGAACAAGCCCAGATATACAAAGGGGCGACCATTGTAAAAGTAGGTGGAGAAATCCATGAATACCGTGGAAAAAATCAACTTCGACTTAAAGCCATCCGTCCTGTAAAAGAGGATGAGGGCGTGACGATTGCAGATTTAGTACCGTCTTCTGAAAAAAGCAAGGAAGTATTGCTAGATGAATTGATGCAGTTTTTCTTTGAAATGAAAAACCCACAAATCCAGCGTGTCACTCGTCATTTGCTGAAAAAGCACCAGCAAGACTTCGTGTTGTATCCGGCAGCTACAAGAAACCATCATGACTACGTATCTGGCTTACTTGATCACGTAGTTTCAATGTTGAAGCTAGGTAAAGCGATTGCGGAGTTGTATCCGACGTTGAATAAAGACTTGCTGTATGCGGGGATTATTTTGCATGATATCGGCAAGGTGATCGAATTATCAGGGCCGGTCGGTACGCAGTACACGATCGAAGGGAATTTACTAGGTCATATTACGATTATGGTCAATGAAATTTCCAAGGCAGCAGAAGAGCTGGAGATCGAAGGCGAAGAAGTGATGTTGCTTCAGCATATGGTGTTGTCTCACCACGGAAAAGAGGAGTGGGGCAGTCCGAAGCGTCCGATGTTAAAGGAGGCAGAGATTCTTCATTATATCGATAATATCGATGCGAAGATGAACATGCTGAACCGTGTCATGTCTAAGACTACACCGGGCGAGTTCTCCGAGCGCGTATTCCCGCTGGATAACCGTTCGTTCTACAAGCCTACGTTTGAATAA
- a CDS encoding ATP-binding protein, whose translation MKIRRILLYGFGQHENLEMDLRPGMNLLYGPNEAGKTTIQQAILHILFGFPQKNQQVLRYEPKTGGKYGGCLYIEDQEYGNWMIERVRGKSSGDVLIRFEDGRMAEEEELKRLLRGYDRQAFEAIFSFSLFQLQDLEKMDENDLSRTLLASGTTGLDTLWKVEKKMEKEMGALFKKTGKIPPMNKKLTEIRELEQAMQKEQQKLSSYEPLTIRKAELDEQVTALRLEEQRLYKQSEEQRIAMQIVPLQQQRNQIREQLSHMSDEFPAAGIQRYEELASKQSELQLKKTRLEKEQEKWQSELIDLRPENERQQLERWVAQEAEWHRLRTERFSAEQEIRLLEKKRQQLSNRLGVTEEQQLSIGQIDVSIQRERLLEPILEEQKELDQQLKALQRLLAEAESERQIAEQQKERNDRLQLTESERAKLAELPKLQRQLMEAKFSVSAADQHASNQMVPILILLIGLAIGAYSMLQQQWLFAGLGLVVVGVGAWLWKQQPESVADQQSFIRNNEALAAELERLAERDDQQQRDQQRVLTEIERLDRKLHNYAEEMEQLHDQKQQAVKKLQELVQDEPFDLTFNIQESFRLLREFQDAEIDRRTWQQRLQTTTQQLQSLTQEVEDMLGPVAEENLFERIRQELLRQDSLQEKHLSKQQRVLEIQEQIQETHELLETIATEIQNLFDVVGVSEKEQFYTAYQQDQDSQLLKRQLKEVEVQLSLYSKEPLVKEWTIPELERQRSETTNRLQMIRQEVEVLVDEQVKVGHEISQMGASQTYSELQQLFEVRKAELEEMTQQWAIRKAVRESIRQTMSEWKEHQLPAVLIQANNWFGRLTGNRYATLGLTAEGYFEAVTAEGQSFMINELSQATKEQAYLSLRLALAYELVERAPFPIIMDDPFVHFDNERLSRMIEILTELQPSHQFLYFTCHTEMKSKWLSEPHTIEMGPKVKGEIH comes from the coding sequence ATGAAAATTCGTAGAATACTTCTTTATGGATTCGGCCAGCATGAGAATTTGGAAATGGATTTGCGACCTGGTATGAATCTTTTGTATGGACCGAATGAAGCAGGTAAGACGACGATTCAGCAAGCCATCCTTCATATTTTATTTGGCTTTCCTCAAAAGAATCAACAAGTGTTGCGTTATGAGCCGAAAACAGGCGGTAAATATGGCGGCTGTCTATACATAGAGGATCAGGAATACGGTAATTGGATGATTGAACGGGTGCGTGGAAAGTCTTCAGGTGACGTGTTAATTCGTTTTGAAGACGGGCGTATGGCGGAAGAAGAAGAATTGAAGAGGTTATTGAGAGGGTATGATCGACAAGCTTTTGAGGCCATTTTCTCTTTCTCTTTATTCCAGTTACAAGATCTTGAGAAAATGGATGAAAATGATTTAAGCCGTACGTTACTGGCTTCCGGAACAACCGGTTTAGATACACTTTGGAAAGTGGAAAAGAAAATGGAAAAGGAAATGGGGGCCCTTTTCAAGAAAACCGGAAAAATACCACCGATGAATAAAAAATTGACCGAAATACGTGAGCTTGAACAAGCGATGCAAAAAGAGCAACAGAAGCTATCGTCATATGAACCACTGACTATTCGTAAGGCGGAACTCGACGAGCAAGTGACGGCATTACGCTTGGAAGAGCAACGTCTGTATAAGCAGTCTGAAGAACAACGAATCGCCATGCAAATTGTTCCGTTGCAGCAACAACGCAATCAAATACGTGAACAGCTTTCTCATATGTCGGATGAATTCCCAGCAGCAGGAATCCAACGTTATGAAGAACTAGCCAGTAAACAATCAGAATTGCAATTAAAGAAAACCCGCTTAGAGAAAGAACAGGAAAAGTGGCAATCGGAATTAATTGATTTGCGACCTGAAAATGAGCGGCAACAGTTAGAGCGCTGGGTGGCACAAGAAGCGGAATGGCATCGATTACGTACGGAGCGGTTTTCTGCTGAACAGGAAATTCGGTTGCTTGAAAAGAAACGACAGCAGCTCAGCAATCGTTTAGGAGTAACTGAGGAGCAACAGTTGTCCATAGGGCAAATAGATGTCTCCATTCAACGCGAACGCTTACTCGAACCGATCCTTGAAGAACAGAAAGAACTAGATCAGCAATTAAAAGCATTGCAACGTCTATTGGCGGAAGCAGAAAGTGAACGCCAAATAGCGGAACAACAAAAAGAACGTAATGACCGGTTGCAATTGACTGAATCTGAGCGAGCGAAACTGGCAGAATTGCCCAAATTGCAACGTCAGCTTATGGAGGCTAAATTCAGTGTATCTGCGGCGGATCAGCACGCATCGAATCAAATGGTTCCGATACTAATTTTGCTCATTGGACTAGCAATCGGGGCATATAGTATGTTGCAGCAACAATGGTTGTTTGCAGGCCTCGGACTAGTAGTTGTGGGGGTCGGTGCTTGGTTATGGAAACAGCAACCTGAATCTGTAGCAGATCAGCAATCATTCATTCGAAATAATGAAGCGTTAGCAGCAGAACTCGAAAGATTGGCTGAACGTGATGATCAGCAGCAACGCGATCAACAGCGAGTGTTAACGGAGATTGAAAGACTGGATCGTAAACTGCACAATTATGCAGAAGAAATGGAACAACTTCATGATCAGAAACAACAGGCAGTAAAGAAGTTGCAAGAACTGGTACAAGATGAACCGTTCGATCTGACATTCAATATTCAGGAAAGCTTCCGTTTACTGCGCGAGTTCCAGGATGCGGAAATAGACCGGAGAACATGGCAGCAACGACTGCAAACGACGACGCAACAATTGCAATCGCTGACCCAAGAAGTGGAAGATATGCTAGGTCCTGTTGCGGAGGAAAATTTATTCGAACGGATTCGCCAGGAGTTACTTCGTCAGGATAGCTTGCAAGAAAAGCATCTAAGCAAACAACAAAGAGTACTTGAAATCCAAGAACAAATACAAGAAACGCATGAGTTGTTGGAAACGATAGCAACAGAAATACAAAATTTGTTCGATGTTGTTGGCGTATCAGAAAAAGAGCAATTTTACACAGCGTATCAGCAAGATCAAGATTCACAATTGCTGAAACGACAGCTGAAAGAAGTAGAAGTCCAGCTGTCTTTATATAGTAAGGAACCATTAGTGAAAGAATGGACTATACCGGAACTTGAACGACAGCGTAGCGAGACGACGAACCGCTTACAAATGATTCGTCAAGAAGTAGAGGTACTTGTAGACGAGCAAGTCAAAGTAGGTCATGAAATTTCACAAATGGGTGCCAGTCAAACGTATAGTGAGCTTCAGCAGCTATTTGAGGTTCGAAAAGCAGAGCTAGAAGAAATGACGCAACAATGGGCGATCCGCAAAGCTGTCCGTGAATCGATTCGCCAGACGATGAGTGAGTGGAAAGAACATCAATTACCGGCTGTTCTCATACAGGCCAATAATTGGTTCGGCCGTTTAACGGGGAACCGATACGCGACGCTCGGTTTAACAGCGGAAGGTTATTTTGAGGCAGTTACTGCTGAAGGACAATCGTTCATGATCAATGAGCTCAGTCAAGCTACAAAAGAGCAAGCCTATCTTTCATTGCGACTCGCGTTGGCATATGAATTAGTGGAGCGCGCACCGTTTCCTATTATAATGGATGACCCATTTGTCCACTTTGATAATGAGCGACTTTCGCGTATGATAGAAATACTTACTGAGTTACAGCCATCTCATCAATTTCTGTATTTTACTTGCCATACAGAAATGAAATCAAAATGGCTAAGTGAACCGCATACAATTGAGATGGGACCAAAAGTAAAAGGGGAGATCCACTGA
- a CDS encoding metallophosphoesterase family protein codes for MESIRFLHTADLHLDSPFKGMASAGPDELARLQQSIFAAFDRFIAYAVKERPDFVVIVGDLYDGEDRSLRAQIRFQQGMQQLQNVNIPVYLSYGNHDHLAGRWTRVSLPENVHVFTEQVEQKQLMIRDEMIYLHGFSYPQRHVKEPMIRQYPVANEGIHIGLLHGSVAGDAEHAVYAPFTVSELQEKHYRYWALGHIHKRQVLSQEPPIVYPGNIQGRHRNEQGLKGFYDVSLTPTDVSMTFVATSDVVFTTLTVSCKGIEYADDWISACQEAIDQLTAEMGSVVVELVMEHTEGLTKDLDRSEVEWLEILREQYEAMEPFVWISAIEWPQISYSVVPNSLLEPVEKTISTWEADDWNDLVKEVYSHKAGRYLEALTPADFERLKQQATALLENEMLKEG; via the coding sequence ATGGAATCTATACGTTTTTTACATACAGCCGATCTGCATTTGGACAGCCCTTTTAAAGGTATGGCCTCAGCTGGTCCGGACGAGTTAGCCAGATTGCAGCAGTCTATATTTGCCGCATTCGACCGATTCATAGCCTACGCAGTTAAAGAACGACCGGACTTCGTTGTTATTGTTGGCGACCTATATGACGGTGAAGACCGTAGCTTGCGTGCGCAAATTCGTTTCCAACAAGGGATGCAACAGCTTCAAAATGTAAATATCCCAGTCTACTTATCGTATGGAAACCATGACCACCTGGCAGGTAGATGGACTAGAGTTTCATTGCCTGAAAATGTACATGTGTTTACTGAGCAAGTAGAGCAGAAGCAATTGATGATCCGAGACGAAATGATTTATTTACACGGCTTCAGCTACCCGCAACGCCATGTGAAAGAGCCAATGATAAGGCAATATCCTGTAGCGAATGAAGGAATACATATTGGTCTATTGCATGGAAGTGTGGCAGGAGATGCCGAGCATGCTGTATATGCGCCGTTTACAGTCAGTGAATTACAGGAAAAGCACTATCGTTACTGGGCGCTTGGACATATTCATAAACGCCAAGTATTATCACAGGAACCGCCAATTGTATATCCGGGCAATATTCAAGGCAGGCACCGCAATGAACAAGGTCTCAAAGGCTTTTACGACGTCTCGTTGACGCCTACTGATGTTTCCATGACATTTGTAGCTACATCCGATGTTGTATTTACTACATTGACGGTTTCGTGCAAAGGAATTGAATACGCAGATGACTGGATTTCTGCGTGTCAGGAAGCGATTGATCAACTGACAGCTGAAATGGGTAGTGTCGTCGTGGAGTTGGTGATGGAACATACGGAAGGCCTTACAAAAGACTTGGATAGATCAGAAGTAGAATGGCTTGAAATTTTGCGCGAACAGTATGAAGCTATGGAACCTTTCGTGTGGATTTCAGCAATTGAATGGCCGCAAATCAGTTATTCAGTAGTCCCGAATTCATTACTGGAACCGGTGGAAAAGACTATTTCTACTTGGGAAGCGGATGACTGGAATGACTTGGTGAAAGAAGTATACAGCCATAAAGCTGGTCGCTATTTAGAAGCACTGACACCGGCGGATTTCGAGCGCTTGAAACAGCAGGCAACCGCATTGCTTGAGAATGAAATGTTGAAGGAGGGCTAA
- a CDS encoding ABC transporter permease: MREFWIIFKQSFLTKAKTKSFFITTLIMIAGIFLFANLPSIIDKVGKIMGSEEDERVVVVDQSGVLFDRLHEQLQRNEQGILLEQAEDSQDQLLEKVKSEEIEAFVELSFDTEQTIQASYTTGSLVDQFLPSALQEALQNIQTEVKAEQLSLSGEQVAELFAPIQFEKHNISESAKSEEELNQARILVYVLMFVIYFAVIIYSSMIATEVATEKSSRVMEILISSVSPVKHMFAKVLGIGSLGIVQILVYAVSGFLAYTLSSTGEENELSAFFSLENLEVSTLVYAVIFFLLGYFLYATLAALLGSLVSRTEDVQQMIMPMSLLIVAAFIIAATGLGNPELGYLKIASFIPFFAPLVMFLRVGMLDLPLWEPLLSIGIMVVTIFILGWFGAKVYRGGVLMYGPSRSLKDLKKAIQLGKE; this comes from the coding sequence ATGCGTGAGTTTTGGATTATTTTCAAACAAAGTTTCTTAACCAAAGCTAAAACGAAATCATTCTTCATTACGACGCTTATTATGATAGCGGGGATTTTCCTATTTGCGAATTTACCGAGCATTATTGACAAGGTCGGTAAGATAATGGGCAGTGAGGAAGATGAACGTGTAGTAGTCGTGGATCAGAGTGGAGTATTGTTTGACCGATTGCATGAACAACTTCAGCGCAATGAACAAGGAATTTTATTGGAACAGGCGGAAGACTCGCAAGATCAGCTATTAGAGAAAGTAAAGTCAGAAGAAATTGAAGCGTTTGTGGAATTGAGTTTTGATACTGAACAAACGATCCAAGCGTCTTATACAACGGGTAGTTTGGTAGATCAGTTTTTGCCTTCTGCTTTACAAGAAGCATTGCAGAATATCCAAACTGAAGTGAAAGCTGAACAGCTCTCCTTATCCGGTGAACAAGTTGCCGAGTTGTTTGCACCTATTCAGTTTGAGAAACATAATATTTCAGAATCAGCAAAGTCAGAAGAGGAACTAAACCAGGCGCGTATCTTGGTGTATGTGTTGATGTTCGTTATTTACTTTGCCGTGATCATTTACTCATCGATGATTGCGACGGAAGTAGCGACAGAAAAGTCATCACGCGTGATGGAAATACTCATCTCGAGCGTCTCACCGGTTAAGCATATGTTTGCGAAAGTACTTGGAATTGGATCACTTGGGATTGTGCAAATACTAGTCTATGCAGTGTCAGGATTTTTAGCCTATACACTTTCTTCTACTGGAGAGGAAAACGAGTTATCCGCGTTTTTTAGTCTAGAAAACTTAGAAGTAAGTACGCTTGTTTACGCTGTGATCTTCTTCTTACTCGGCTATTTCTTATATGCCACACTTGCAGCTTTGCTTGGATCGCTAGTGAGCCGTACAGAAGACGTACAGCAAATGATTATGCCGATGTCGTTACTGATCGTTGCAGCTTTCATAATCGCAGCAACTGGGCTTGGGAATCCCGAGTTGGGCTACTTGAAGATTGCGTCATTCATCCCATTCTTCGCCCCGCTTGTCATGTTCTTGCGGGTTGGTATGCTCGATTTGCCTTTGTGGGAACCATTGCTTTCCATAGGGATCATGGTGGTGACCATCTTCATCCTTGGTTGGTTCGGTGCCAAAGTGTATCGTGGCGGGGTATTGATGTATGGACCATCACGTTCACTGAAGGATTTGAAGAAGGCTATACAGCTTGGAAAAGAATAG